A stretch of Fusarium poae strain DAOMC 252244 chromosome 2, whole genome shotgun sequence DNA encodes these proteins:
- a CDS encoding hypothetical protein (SECRETED:SignalP(1-26)~TransMembrane:9 (n8-18c26/27o197-221i233-254o382-408i429-454o466-486i578-598o604-623i635-654o666-691i)): MFATRQPLTALACLFAALGIIPTAYAQDKIFINGTGDDGVFHDRLDVSRTPSLYTGDFDDCLNDGSLFNVTGFDTAYYSDNLTVSFHMYGSSNIRRENVMMHLSIEVYGEERFNKTYDPCADNVTSLCPLEAGKPIEAYITTSISAGDIAGIPSIALNIPDLEGFSRLRIFANSTRTEIGCLQATMSNGRTFSQPQIVGTILGVFTVFAVLASFATAIYGVQIPHMRMHYAHSFSILIIFETFQSIFFSGALSVNWPALLPAWWSNFAWTAGMIASNNMIEAISPFAGVSGNASQVGSAGSIPINNGGGLAQQIFGRNLKSRATVQQDDILQALVRRNNFNSSNPYDYSWAGGPRNPGMPLPGDYSGFPGVLSVLGIPRNDAFIVGLIWFLVVLAAVALFIIFSKLALESCAKCKLIKSDGFNYFRSHWLGYMAAALLRTIFIAFFVITTLAMFQFSIKAPSGPTAIAAIIFIMFMGFAGLTAYACSARLREGKYEVVSDTLRFEQGKILKKVPFVATTLESSIGEEEQARKPRLFASVPIRRIRFVDKDPERPKVHQDEPYINRFGWLSARYRTARWWFFAVYLAYQFVRACFIGGGRASPLAQVYGLFIFEIIALTIIIKLKPFEGSRNTTAAIWLLSISKIVTTGLSIAFLRTLDLSRVAATAIGMIILVVQCFLAAAILVLVVLGMVSTWMSLSRNREDFPEKIDDIRVRYFEHMENRAGTSKPKEDGVDELAELSQSIFNVSNVRRNTQNNAFPTVESTRSQVPSHPAHPLNRPRRTNSAGSRHSVNSLPRSGRTHRASWSSKDFAEWDADMNRGDTSRISRIRSSSLRLQASKYSVSRPPMTPTRESAEFPRMSTNTVDKDAIVQDKIEENVATPKRRKRTVSWADQSSICEEPSEEASKDDTKDDKPLEKIDSTGGRDEASIPRAEQ; the protein is encoded by the exons ATGTTTGCGACTCGCCAGCCCTTGACAGCATTGGCATGCCTCTTTGCTGCGCTGGGAATAATTCCTACTGCATACGCTCAAGACAAGATCTTCATCAATGGGACTGGTGACGATGGCGTATTTCACGACCGTTTGGATGTTAGCAGGACCCCTTCTCTCTACACAGGCGACTTCGACGACTGCTTAAACGATGGAAGCTTGTTCAACGTGACTGGCTTTGACACAGCATACTACTCCGATAATCTCACAGTGTCATTTCATATGTACGGAAGTTCCAATATTCGACGGGAAAATGTCATGA TGCATCTTTCTATCGAGGTTTACGGGGAGGAGCGTTTCAACAAAACCTACGATCCATGCGCGGATAACGTCACAAGTCTTTGTCCACTCGAGGCTGGAAAGCCCATTGAAGCATATATCACCACTTCCATTTCAGCTGGTGACATTGCTGGCATTCCCTCAATCGCGTTGAATATTCCCGACCTAGAAGGTTTCTCCCGCCTACGGATCTTTGCCAATTCAACACGGACCGAAATTGGATGTCTCCAGGCCACCATGAGTAACGGTAGAACCTTTTCTCAGCCACAAATTGTTGGAACGATCCTTGGAGTTTTCACTGTATTTGCAGTTCTGGCCTCATTTGCAACTGCTATCTATGGTGTACAAATTCCGCATATGAGAATGCACTATGCCCATTCCTTTTCCATCTTGATCATTTTCGAGACCTTCCAATCCATCTTTTTCTCAGGAGCGTTGTCTGTCAACTGGCCCGCTTTGCTCCCTGCCTGGTGGAGCAACTTTGCTTGGACTGCCGGCATGATCGCGAGTAACAATATGATCGAGGCCATCAGTCCCTTTGCTGGTGTCTCAGGAAACGCAAGCCAGGTTGGTTCCGCAGGATCGATCCCTATCAACAACGGAGGTGGTTTGGCACAACAAATTTTCGGCAGAAATCTAAAGAGTAGGGCAACTGTTCAACAAGACGATATCCTACAGGCACTCGTCCGTCGAAACAACTTCAACTCCAGCAACCCATATGATTACAGTTGGGCTGGAGGACCTCGTAATCCGGGAATGCCACTACCAGGTGACTATTCTGGCTTTCCGGGAGTGTTGTCTGTACTTGGGATTCCTCGGAACGACGCATTTATCGTCGGTCTTATCTGGTTCCTCGTCGTCTTGGCAGCTGTTGCcctctttataattttttcCAAACTCGCGCTTGAATCATGTGCCAAGTGCAAACTGATCAAGTCGGATGGCTTCAATTACTTCCGCTCCCATTGGCTTGGATACATGGCCGCTGCCCTACTCCGAACAATCTTCATTGCGTTCTTCGTCATAACAACCCTTGCGATGTTCCAATTCTCTATTAAAGCACCGTCAGGGCCGACTGCAATCGCCGCTATCATTTTCATCATGTTCATGGGATTTGCCGGACTTACAGCTTATGCTTGCTCTGCAAGATTGCGTGAAGGCAAATATGAAGTGGTGTCTGACACTCTTCGCTTCGAGCAAGGCAAGATCTTAAAGAAGGTCCCGTTTGTTGCGACCACTCTCGAAAGTTCTATTGGCGAGGAAGAACAGGCACGAAAGCCACGTCTATTTGCCAGTGTACCAATCCGACGAATCAGATTTGTTGACAAAGACCCTGAAAGGCCTAAAGTTCACCAAGATGAGCCATACATCAACCGTTTTGGGTGGCTTTCGGCTCGATATCGAACCGCCCGTTGGTGGTTTTTCGCAGTGTACTTGGCGTACCAGTTTGTGCGCGCATGTTTTATTGGTGGTGGTCGAGCAAGCCCACTGGCTCAAGTTTACGGTCTTTTCATATTCGAGATCATTGCTCTGACCATTATTATCAAACTCAAACCCTTTGAAGGGTCCCGTAACACAACCGCAGCTATCTGGCTACTGTCGATCTCCAAGATTGTTACCACTGGCCTTTCCATCGCGTTCTTGAGAACTTTGGACCTGAGCCGTGTTGCAGCTACAGCTATTGGCATGATCATCCTTGTGGTTCAGTGCTTCCTTGCTGCGGCCATCTTGGTTCTAGTAGTGCTTGGCATGGTGTCGACATGGATGTCCTTATCTCGCAACCGTGAGGATTTTCCCGAAAAGATCGACGATATTCGTGTCCGATATTTCGAACACATGGAGAACAGGGCAGGCACCTCCAAGCCCAAGGAAGATGGAGTGGATGAACTTGCAGAGTTGTCCCAGTCCATTTTCAATGTGAGCAATGTGCGGCGTAACACTCAAAACAATGCGTTCCCGACAGTGGAAAGCACAAGATCGCAAGTCCCGTCTCATCCGGCACACCCACTCAACCGACCCCGCCGAACAAACAGTGCTGGTTCTCGTCACTCGGTCAACAGCCTGCCTCGGAGTGGGCGCACCCATCGTGCTTCATGGAGTTCAAAAGACTTTGCCGAATGGGATGCTGATATGAATAGAGGCGACACCTCCCGAATCAGTCGCATTCGAAGCAGCTCTCTGCGCTTGCAAGCTTCCAAGTACTCTGTAAGTCGGCCGCCAATGACACCGACTCGGGAATCTGCAGAGTTTCCTCGTATGAGTACGAATACTGTGGACAAGGACGCGATTGTCCAAGACAAAATCGAGGAGAATGTAGCTACTccaaagagaaggaagagaacgGTAAGCTGGGCAGACCAAAGCTCGATATGCGAAGAGCCTTCCGAAGAAGCTTCAAAGGACGACACAAAGGACGACAAACCGCTAGAGAAGATTGACTCGACAGGTGGTCGAGATGAAGCAAGCATACCAAGAGCCGAACAATAA
- the TRM44 gene encoding tRNA(Ser) Um(44) 2'-O-methyltransferase (BUSCO:21224at5125) yields the protein MENRKKAPFEPVEYPPGSLPLLHERCGEANWIPMCHHTCTFETRHFDEIMLNLVENPNLNSKWLFRADVIHDDNTHSPVPADVKTTEDSPRIRDFMGFGRQRTMVRRLIPRNTLRDAPLNQTCSFYQSHPGIGELDSSGQIGLMRSLVLYMPHASSAEKLPFYHPKVKGICQLHEWDQVTETGTISVHFSLFDAKEDAEEVDKVKLGRIAYHLLQTLHKHGHGKAAGYIKRVHHDVIVPRERFQDKYSELKNKYARSLVQSWLETTDPTKHVFEDLGIAAFLIELWRDMYRGIDFPGFVDIGCGNGLLVHILNLEGYDGWGFDARERKSWSQYNSSYAGSPSGNSLQRLLLLPSIIPVETLDGSTKAIDSKDVHNGIFPKGTFIISNHADELTPWTPILAAVSQCPFISIPCCSHNLTGDRWRAPPPRDKSKPKSMFASLVDWVAQIAEDCGWDVETEMLRIPSTRNIGLVGRRNTKDVGEADIHAVLQKYGGVQGYYSNVAKLLKSSPRGH from the coding sequence ATGGAAAATCGGAAAAAGGCTCCATTTGAGCCTGTGGAATATCCTCCAGGATCATTGCCCTTGCTCCATGAAAGATGCGGCGAAGCAAACTGGATACCTATGTGCCACCACACATGCACATTTGAGACTCGGCACTTCGACGAGATTATGCTCAATCTTGTCGAGAACCCAAACCTCAACTCCAAATGGCTCTTCCGTGCAGATGTCATCCATGATGATAATACCCACTCTCCTGTTCCTGCAGATGTCAAAACCACCGAGGACAGCCCCCGCATTCGAGACTTTATGGGATTTGGTCGTCAAAGAACCATGGTGCGGCGGCTGATACCACGAAACACTCTTCGTGATGCCCCTTTGAATCAGACATGCTCATTCTATCAATCCCATCCTGGCATAGGGGAATTGGACTCTAGTGGGCAAATTGGTTTGATGCGATCTCTTGTTTTGTATATGCCACATGCATCTTCTGCAGAAAAGCTACCTTTTTATCACCCCAAGGTTAAAGGCATCTGTCAGCTTCACGAATGGGATCAAGTCACAGAGACAGGCACCATATCCGTCCATTTCTCACTCTTTGACGCCAAAGAAGACGCCGAAGAGGTTGACAAAGTCAAACTCGGTAGAATTGCTTATCACCTGCTTCAAACTCTCCATAAGCATGGTCACGGAAAGGCTGCAGGCTACATCAAGAGGGTTCACCACGACGTGATTGTTCCCAGAGAGCGGTTTCAGGATAAGTATTCTGAACTAAAGAACAAATACGCCAGGTCTCTAGTGCAGTCCTGGCTCGAAACCACTGATCCTACAAAGCACGTGTTTGAGGACCTAGGTATAGCGGCCTTTCTCATTGAACTGTGGCGAGATATGTACAGAGGTATAGATTTCCCTGGCTTCGTGGACATTGGCTGTGGGAACGGTCTGTTAGTTCATATTCTGAACCTTGAAGGATATGATGGCTGGGGTTTTGACGCTCGCGAACGCAAGTCATGGTCCCAATACAACTCCTCATACGCAGGCTCGCCCTCTGGAAATTCTCTTCAGAGACTACTCCTACTACCCAGCATAATACCTGTGGAAACACTTGATGGGAGTACAAAGGCTATCGACTCCAAAGACGTTCATAATGGTATCTTCCCGAAAGGCACCTTCATCATTTCGAATCATGCCGACGAGCTCACGCCGTGGACACCCATACTTGCCGCTGTCTCTCAGTGTCCCTTCATCTCAATCCCGTGTTGTAGCCACAACCTCACGGGTGATAGGTGGCGAGCCCCTCCGCCACGGGACAAGTCCAAGCCGAAGAGTATGTTTGCGTCGTTGGTTGACTGGGTTGCACAAATTGCAGAGGACTGTGGATGGGATGTCGAGACAGAAATGTTGAGGATTCCAAGCACCAGGAACATAGGCTTGGTTGGCCGCAGAAACACAAAAGACGTTGGAGAAGCCGATATACATGCGGTGTTGCAAAAATACGGGGGAGTTCAGGGTTACTACAGCAATGTCGCAAAACTACTCAAGTCGTCTCCAAGAGGCCACTGA